The genomic DNA ATTTTGAGTTCAACGTAATTAACTGTAAACTGAAAGACTCCGATCCCACACGGATGAAATATTGCAAGgccaaaaaaatagaaaagaaaaaaaaaaatcggttCCATAGATTTTTGCCCATCTTCATGAATTGGGTCGTACACCAACTTCCCCATTTGAGTTGGAGTTACAACTGATTCCCAGTTCTGGAGTCCATGACGAACTCGGGGTCGGCGGCTCGTATTCGGAATTTGTTTGATATATGCAACAAAATACTAAAACTAAATCCATGGTATACGAGATGTTTTCCGATCATATTCAAACTGTTTATAATAAGGTTTTCATAATGCTAGAGATTTTGAACTTCTCGTTTTTTTGTCTAATGAGACCGGTTTGAACTATGAAGTTTGCCCCCTTTCACGCCTATGTACTTCTAGATTATACGGTGTCGAGTGGGGTGTTTCAGATGAGCCGAGATTACGTgagatataaattttattacaGACgcgatattttttttctaatatgaAGGAGACATGacctagtataatgaaataaattcatatatttttaaatcataccaatctcaattatcaattaCTGATTTCTATCTCAGAGAATACTAAGCTATTGCATCCGTGCAactttatattaatatatagaaaatagaaaaattgttcttatactatataaattttaatatgataaatttcatACCCAAGGAagataatattaattgaaCAACTCACAagtaaataattcatataaaatatttaataagcATGATGtcaattatcaattcaatttataagaaaagaattataaaataaaaaaaatcgctagctagttttttattattgaaagATTAATAATCATAGAGTCCATAAAATTTCAACATTAAGTATTCGCAATTGTCTTTTTTCTCGTTCATActtcatatattaagttttgtaaatttaaataattttagataaaacAACTAACCATTTCAATGAgagatttacttaatttaacttttataaggctaattttgtatatttatttactaataaaatagcattgcttataaaatattaagtgattagaattcttctttaatgtttctatgaatatatttactttaattacaataataattaatattattcaattttaatataacatactaatttattagatatttacgATTCTACTCCTATTTAATAGTACGGGATaagacattatatatatattgattgatgGTTATAATTAGTGAATGAGTAACCATCTGTTAAGTGATTAATTGGTGAATAATTAACCATATGCTCATCATGgacacgaaaaaaaaaatgtgcaCATGCTCTGGGCCGTGTCCAATCCCAGCCCACTTATCTTGGATCAACTGTAAGGGCCCAATCATACAATCCTAACCTTTTTTTTGGGCCCCAAACCCCCATTTCCCTTCCGAAACActttttttccccattaaattgccatatttatttttgttgaacaaatttttttgtgaAGAATAATATATGTTCACAAAAGCCACGAAAATATGAAGCAACGGAGAAATTTGAAATCTCATTCAGCGAACTTTATTTGCAGTATAGATAAGGATTTGAATCAATTAAAAGTATCTTGTGATTAGAGATATATCGAAgccaaataagaaaatataatgttGCTGAGAACCTTcccaaaatctaattttaatgTGGTGGACTTCCCCTCTTTTGCAAAAGAGAATATGTCTCTTAATGCTTGGATTAAGAGAAATATATCTGAAATGGAGAGACATATTTGACCAGGCTAAGTGCGAAAGCTTCTATATTCATAATATCTGGCaatatctttatttttcttcttttccataaTCTTTTTGTTagtcaaaagaaaatattgatgaagaagatgaactaACCACAGTACCAATGAGGACAGGTTCTAGGCAGATCTTTTCCCAACTATGCCAATGGTTAAGCCACCAACCTGACAAAGCCATGCCCAAAATCTCCACTACATAAACCTTATAATTCCATCACATTTTCATCAACCCAACTCATACCTCAGAAGTACAATTAATCTTGTCCAGGtgatttcttctcatcttagTCATCGTCCCTGAGATGGCCTCTTGCACGAGTTTTGCACTTGCTTTCTCCATCGCTATACTATTCTCAAGCATAAGCGCAGGCTCCGCAGCTCGGAAGTTGCTTGACACGACTCCACCGCCGCCTGTGCTGCCCACCATCCCCACCCTTCCAACAGCTACTCTACCACCACTTCCCTCAATGCCGAAGCTGGCAGTGCCGCCCATGCCTTCGATCCCTACCACACTGCCTCAGCCAACCCTGCCAACGCTCCCCACGACTCAACCGACTCTGCCCAAGCCGGGGACACTGCCGCCTCTTCCGAGCTTCCCCTCAGTGCCGACTAACATCCCGAAGGTCAC from Punica granatum isolate Tunisia-2019 chromosome 2, ASM765513v2, whole genome shotgun sequence includes the following:
- the LOC116193924 gene encoding protein PELPK1-like: MASCTSFALAFSIAILFSSISAGSAARKLLDTTPPPPVLPTIPTLPTATLPPLPSMPKLAVPPMPSIPTTLPQPTLPTLPTTQPTLPKPGTLPPLPSFPSVPTNIPKVTLPPLPSMPSIPTTIPSIPFFSPPPAPTSP